Proteins encoded by one window of Vibrio algicola:
- a CDS encoding DUF2913 family protein: MQYSIEIQNVVNSALAELKEQHQKKRLANTPITNTHFLTRWVTNSIKTQRFDGSVKNDLIRWQKLSRSKGAGSELVSLFERISAVYHRLTPIDQEPQAVTDKQIEAFMDHMEAQGWEVVNEFELTEKTQIFADQPNSFVLCSLQCEQCFEGENLSKPMSFYVRGNHRAFVEEASNSGFLLHKQTDYKSIVKYHGEYVIFPNNQGKSLAEIQWALV; the protein is encoded by the coding sequence ATGCAATACTCAATAGAAATTCAAAATGTAGTTAATAGTGCTTTAGCGGAACTAAAAGAACAACATCAGAAAAAACGTTTAGCCAATACACCGATCACCAATACTCATTTTTTAACTCGCTGGGTGACCAACAGCATTAAAACTCAGCGTTTTGATGGCAGTGTTAAAAACGATTTGATCCGTTGGCAGAAATTGAGCCGCAGTAAAGGGGCGGGCAGTGAGTTAGTCAGCTTATTTGAACGTATCTCGGCGGTCTATCATCGGTTAACGCCGATTGATCAAGAACCGCAAGCGGTAACTGATAAACAAATTGAAGCGTTTATGGATCATATGGAAGCGCAAGGCTGGGAAGTGGTTAATGAATTCGAATTAACCGAGAAAACCCAGATCTTCGCGGATCAGCCTAATTCGTTTGTATTGTGCTCGTTACAGTGTGAGCAATGCTTTGAGGGGGAGAATTTAAGTAAGCCGATGAGTTTTTATGTTCGAGGCAATCATCGCGCTTTTGTCGAAGAGGCAAGTAATAGCGGCTTCTTATTGCATAAACAAACCGATTATAAGTCGATTGTGAAATATCATGGTGAATATGTGATTTTTCCTAATAATCAGGGTAAATCGTTAGCCGAGATCCAGTGGGCATTAGTATAG
- a CDS encoding Bcr/CflA family multidrug efflux MFS transporter — MSQQDSKSHFFLFLILGSIGLLTPFAIDMYLPAMPNIAQDFGIDSGLVQGTLTAYTAGFAIGQLLHGPLADSYGRRPVMLLGTVFFAITSVICATTTSIDALLYTRFAQGFAGAASAVVVQAVVRDMFNREDFARAMSFITLVITISPLLAPMVGGHLAVWFGWRSIFTTLAIVACLVLVAVFFKIPETLAPENKQPLRFKTTMINYYKLFTNPVAFGLIFCGAFSFGGMFAFITAGSFVYIGIFGVKPEMFGYLFALNVIGMVVMTSFNGKAVRKMGSHWMLRFGLSCQTLAGVVLFACWLFGWGLWVIVPCVILFVGTISIIGSNSMGLLLNNYPAMAGTASSLAGTLRFGTGAVVSAVIAVSPSGYLWPMVFAMFGCAVISLSSYWLLSRKA, encoded by the coding sequence ATGTCTCAACAAGATTCTAAAAGCCACTTTTTTCTTTTTCTTATTCTAGGATCTATCGGTTTACTCACCCCTTTTGCTATTGATATGTACTTGCCTGCAATGCCTAATATTGCGCAAGACTTTGGTATCGATAGTGGTTTGGTTCAAGGAACGCTGACCGCTTATACCGCCGGTTTTGCCATTGGGCAATTACTGCATGGACCATTAGCCGATAGTTACGGTCGCCGTCCGGTGATGTTACTTGGCACTGTATTTTTTGCCATCACGTCGGTTATTTGTGCCACCACCACCAGCATTGATGCCTTGTTGTACACTCGCTTTGCTCAAGGTTTTGCGGGCGCAGCATCAGCCGTTGTGGTGCAAGCAGTTGTGCGTGACATGTTTAACCGTGAAGATTTTGCTCGCGCGATGTCTTTTATTACTTTAGTGATCACTATTTCACCTTTGCTTGCCCCTATGGTGGGTGGACACTTAGCTGTGTGGTTTGGCTGGCGTTCTATTTTTACCACGCTTGCCATTGTGGCGTGCTTGGTGTTGGTGGCGGTTTTCTTTAAGATCCCAGAAACATTAGCGCCAGAAAATAAACAACCGCTGCGTTTTAAAACCACCATGATAAATTACTATAAATTGTTTACTAACCCAGTCGCGTTTGGTTTGATTTTTTGTGGGGCGTTTTCATTTGGTGGCATGTTTGCGTTTATTACCGCAGGTTCGTTTGTTTATATCGGTATCTTTGGGGTAAAACCGGAAATGTTCGGTTACTTGTTTGCCTTGAATGTGATCGGTATGGTGGTAATGACCAGCTTTAATGGTAAAGCGGTGCGCAAAATGGGTTCTCATTGGATGCTACGTTTTGGATTAAGTTGTCAAACATTGGCCGGAGTGGTGTTATTTGCCTGTTGGTTATTTGGCTGGGGCTTATGGGTTATCGTGCCATGTGTGATTTTATTTGTTGGTACCATTTCTATTATTGGTAGTAATTCAATGGGCTTATTGCTTAATAATTACCCCGCTATGGCAGGAACAGCCTCATCTCTAGCGGGTACGTTACGTTTTGGTACTGGCGCTGTGGTCAGCGCAGTGATTGCCGTTTCACCAAGTGGTTATTTATGGCCGATGGTATTTGCGATGTTTGGCTGTGCGGTTATTTCATTATCGTCTTATTGGTTGTTGAGTCGTAAAGCCTAA
- the rsuA gene encoding 16S rRNA pseudouridine(516) synthase RsuA, translating to MRLDKFLCETLGVTRREATILIRRGEVCVNDAVVKVATGKITEQTKVTWQERVLPMPGPRYFMLNKPEGFVCSHEDSANPTAFALLDEIKIDKLHFAGRLDVDTTGLVLITDDGQWSHKITSPKRKCNKTYRVWLEEAIGDDYAAQLTEGVQLHSEKGLTLPATLEIVDASQNELLLTICEGKYHQVKRMFAALGNKVEKLHRESIGDIILDDELEPGEYRVLTAAEIQSII from the coding sequence ATGCGTTTAGATAAATTTTTATGTGAAACATTAGGCGTGACCCGCCGAGAAGCCACCATTTTAATCCGTCGTGGTGAAGTTTGTGTCAATGATGCGGTAGTGAAAGTCGCGACTGGCAAGATCACAGAACAAACCAAAGTGACATGGCAAGAGCGTGTTTTGCCTATGCCTGGACCACGCTATTTTATGCTTAACAAACCAGAAGGCTTTGTTTGTTCACATGAAGATAGCGCTAATCCAACCGCGTTTGCCTTATTAGATGAAATTAAAATCGACAAATTGCACTTTGCAGGGCGTTTGGATGTGGATACTACCGGTCTTGTATTGATCACCGATGATGGACAATGGTCTCACAAGATCACCTCACCAAAACGTAAGTGCAATAAAACTTACCGTGTCTGGCTAGAAGAGGCGATTGGTGACGATTACGCTGCGCAACTGACCGAAGGTGTGCAACTGCATAGTGAGAAAGGCTTAACCTTGCCGGCAACGCTTGAAATTGTCGATGCATCACAAAATGAACTACTGCTCACCATCTGTGAAGGTAAGTATCATCAGGTTAAACGTATGTTCGCTGCGCTGGGCAATAAAGTCGAGAAACTGCATCGTGAATCAATCGGAGACATCATTTTAGATGACGAGTTAGAACCAGGCGAATACCGAGTTCTTACCGCAGCAGAGATCCAATCGATTATTTGA
- a CDS encoding outer membrane protein transport protein, whose amino-acid sequence MKKTQYTLLAVSVLLATQVHAAGFQVVEHSASGLGRAFSGAGAVGDNASEMSANAASMMLFDRAQFSGAISLIEPEIDISGDYSADDVAPAEVVPAFYYVQPVNYNWAWGIGMYTDYGVSTDYPSDFVAGSISGSTSLTTFKINPNVAYRINDQFSVGAGVNFVYAKAKLKRTMGALNPTSPSSTLIKMEGDTFGYGWNVGALYEMNENNRFSASYKSAVKLEFEDGDFTDGTGLITGVPGSKSDADLDIDLPDIVILSGFHQLNNQWAVHYSWQWTNWSKFEEITAKGNKCSNPTPISPYPAGTCFNKPEKYEDNQRWSIGTTYQPTDSIILRAGFAYDEQAGEPTLSIPDSDRYWYSAGMTYLWTENLSLDAGFTYIDGGSSNFEEEGMKFKASSAAYIGSVQVNYSF is encoded by the coding sequence ATGAAAAAAACACAATACACACTACTTGCCGTTTCTGTACTACTTGCCACGCAAGTCCATGCAGCGGGCTTCCAAGTAGTCGAACATTCAGCATCAGGTTTAGGACGAGCTTTCTCTGGTGCGGGTGCGGTTGGCGATAATGCCAGTGAAATGTCGGCCAACGCCGCTTCCATGATGCTGTTTGATCGCGCCCAATTTTCTGGTGCGATTTCACTCATTGAGCCAGAAATTGACATATCAGGAGATTATTCCGCCGATGATGTCGCGCCGGCGGAGGTGGTCCCTGCATTTTATTATGTACAACCAGTTAATTATAATTGGGCTTGGGGCATTGGCATGTACACCGATTATGGCGTCTCGACCGATTATCCTTCTGATTTCGTAGCCGGTTCAATTTCGGGTAGCACATCTTTAACCACTTTTAAAATTAACCCGAATGTCGCTTACCGTATCAATGACCAATTTAGTGTCGGTGCAGGGGTAAACTTCGTCTACGCCAAAGCAAAACTAAAACGTACCATGGGAGCACTTAATCCAACATCACCATCATCTACTTTAATTAAAATGGAAGGCGATACTTTTGGTTATGGCTGGAATGTGGGTGCATTATATGAGATGAATGAAAATAACCGTTTCTCTGCTTCGTACAAATCAGCGGTAAAACTTGAATTTGAAGATGGTGACTTTACTGATGGAACCGGCCTGATCACTGGAGTACCAGGTTCGAAATCCGACGCCGATCTTGATATAGATTTACCCGATATTGTAATCTTATCAGGTTTCCACCAGTTGAATAACCAATGGGCAGTGCACTACAGTTGGCAGTGGACCAATTGGAGTAAATTTGAAGAAATAACAGCTAAAGGAAATAAATGTAGTAACCCAACACCTATCAGCCCATACCCTGCTGGAACTTGCTTTAATAAACCAGAAAAATATGAGGACAACCAACGTTGGTCTATTGGTACTACCTATCAACCAACCGATAGTATCATTCTGCGTGCCGGTTTTGCCTATGATGAACAAGCTGGTGAGCCAACCTTAAGTATCCCTGATAGCGACCGCTATTGGTACAGCGCTGGTATGACTTACCTTTGGACAGAGAACCTATCTTTAGATGCTGGCTTTACTTATATTGATGGTGGTTCCTCTAACTTTGAAGAAGAAGGCATGAAATTTAAAGCATCTAGCGCCGCTTACATTGGCTCGGTTCAGGTGAACTACAGCTTCTAA
- a CDS encoding DEAD/DEAH box helicase, whose product MFTLRPYQADSVKSVIHYFRSNSDPAVIVLPTGAGKSLVIAELARLAKGRVLMLTHVKELVEQNHAKYESYSTDDQPLKGSIFSAGLGRKETEQQVVFASVQSVVRNLDLFANQFSLLVIDECHRVPDNPKSSYRKVISHLQSVNSGIKILGLTATPYRLGMGWIYQYHVRGKRGQVKSQDARFFRDCIFELPIQYLLDEGFLTPAKMIDAPVLSYDFSHLKPALAGRYKESELDLVIEQSKRATPQIVEQIIELSEHKQGIMIFAATVRHAQEILGLLPHAQSSLVIGDTHQLERDRIINAFKNKQIKYLVNVSVLTTGFDAPHVDLIAILRPTESVSLYQQIIGRGLRLAENKQECLVLDYAGNNYDLYQPEVGEPKPDPTSDTVTIPCPACGFNNTFWGKLDNNGMLIEHYGRRCQGYFEVLDDEDKPTGQREHCGYRFKAKFCGECGADNDIAARICHQCDATLVDPDKKLRDALNLKDALVFECTDMQLDVHKDNNGKSQLKVSYLGESTEQDQHAQVHEFWSLTTKKQKQNFAEQFVRPHLADRHRAFEQSSPTQVVNHQHRFRLPLFIIARKVGRFWKIRDKIFSEELS is encoded by the coding sequence ATGTTTACTTTACGTCCATACCAAGCCGATTCGGTTAAATCGGTGATCCATTACTTTCGTTCTAATAGCGATCCTGCGGTGATTGTGCTGCCAACAGGGGCAGGCAAAAGTTTAGTGATCGCCGAACTGGCGCGTTTAGCTAAAGGTCGAGTGTTGATGCTGACTCACGTAAAAGAACTGGTCGAGCAAAATCATGCCAAATACGAAAGCTATTCCACCGATGACCAACCATTAAAAGGGTCGATATTTTCCGCAGGGCTGGGGCGCAAAGAAACCGAACAGCAAGTGGTGTTTGCTTCGGTACAATCTGTGGTGCGCAATCTTGATTTATTTGCCAATCAGTTTTCATTGTTGGTGATTGATGAATGTCACCGCGTGCCCGATAACCCTAAAAGCAGCTACCGTAAAGTCATTTCACATTTGCAAAGCGTTAACTCTGGGATCAAAATTTTAGGGTTAACCGCCACCCCTTATCGCTTAGGCATGGGTTGGATTTATCAATATCATGTGCGAGGTAAACGTGGCCAAGTTAAATCACAAGACGCGCGTTTTTTCCGTGATTGTATTTTTGAACTGCCTATCCAGTATTTGCTTGATGAAGGCTTCTTAACGCCAGCTAAAATGATCGATGCACCAGTGCTCAGTTATGATTTTTCTCACTTAAAACCCGCTTTAGCTGGACGTTATAAAGAGTCTGAGTTGGATTTGGTGATCGAGCAGTCAAAGCGCGCCACGCCGCAAATCGTAGAGCAAATTATTGAGTTATCCGAACACAAGCAAGGGATCATGATCTTTGCTGCCACTGTGCGCCATGCACAAGAAATATTAGGCTTACTGCCACACGCTCAATCTTCCTTGGTGATTGGCGACACCCACCAACTAGAACGCGACCGCATCATTAACGCGTTTAAAAATAAACAAATCAAATATCTGGTCAATGTTTCGGTACTGACCACAGGTTTTGATGCGCCGCATGTGGATTTAATCGCTATTTTACGTCCAACCGAATCGGTCAGTTTGTATCAGCAGATCATCGGTCGCGGTTTGCGCTTAGCTGAAAACAAGCAAGAATGTTTAGTGCTCGATTATGCCGGCAATAATTACGATTTATATCAACCCGAAGTGGGCGAACCCAAACCCGACCCAACAAGTGACACCGTCACCATCCCATGTCCTGCTTGCGGCTTTAATAATACCTTCTGGGGTAAACTCGACAATAACGGCATGTTAATTGAACATTATGGTCGTCGCTGCCAAGGCTATTTTGAAGTATTGGATGATGAGGATAAGCCGACCGGCCAGCGCGAACATTGCGGTTATCGTTTTAAAGCTAAATTCTGTGGCGAATGTGGCGCTGATAACGACATTGCCGCGCGTATCTGCCACCAATGCGATGCCACCTTAGTTGACCCAGATAAAAAGCTGCGCGATGCCTTAAACCTTAAAGATGCGTTAGTGTTTGAATGTACCGACATGCAGCTGGATGTTCATAAGGACAACAACGGTAAGTCGCAACTTAAAGTCAGCTATTTAGGCGAATCAACCGAGCAAGACCAACACGCTCAAGTACATGAATTTTGGTCTTTAACCACTAAAAAGCAAAAGCAGAACTTTGCCGAACAATTTGTACGCCCCCATCTTGCTGATAGGCATCGCGCGTTTGAACAAAGCTCTCCGACTCAAGTGGTTAACCATCAGCATCGCTTTCGATTGCCATTATTTATTATTGCCAGAAAGGTCGGTCGATTTTGGAAAATAAGAGATAAGATTTTTTCAGAAGAATTGAGTTAA
- the rplY gene encoding 50S ribosomal protein L25 yields MKFEAVVRTELGKSASRRLRLTGQFPAIIYGGEAAPVSIALIHSDVINQMDKPEFYEAITLVVDGKEVKVKPQDVQRHAFKPKVEHMDFIRV; encoded by the coding sequence ATGAAATTTGAAGCAGTAGTACGTACTGAACTAGGTAAGAGTGCGAGCCGCCGCCTACGTCTAACTGGACAATTCCCTGCAATCATCTACGGTGGTGAAGCAGCTCCAGTATCTATCGCATTGATCCACTCTGACGTGATCAACCAAATGGATAAGCCTGAGTTTTACGAAGCAATCACTCTAGTAGTTGATGGCAAAGAAGTAAAAGTTAAGCCACAAGACGTTCAACGCCACGCATTTAAGCCAAAAGTTGAGCACATGGATTTCATCCGCGTTTAA
- a CDS encoding DUF1289 domain-containing protein: MEQLEFFTVPSPCVGVCSVDAKGYCQGCMRKREERFNWLAYTAAEQRHIIKLCKQRYYRQQLALRNQKRNQKNSIPITQVEEEELPPQGSLF; the protein is encoded by the coding sequence ATGGAGCAACTTGAATTTTTTACTGTCCCCAGTCCTTGTGTTGGCGTGTGTAGCGTGGATGCTAAAGGTTATTGCCAAGGTTGCATGCGTAAACGTGAGGAGCGCTTTAACTGGCTCGCCTACACTGCTGCCGAGCAACGTCACATTATCAAACTGTGTAAACAACGTTACTACCGCCAGCAACTGGCATTGCGAAATCAAAAGCGTAATCAAAAAAACAGCATTCCAATCACTCAAGTCGAAGAGGAAGAACTGCCGCCGCAAGGGAGTTTGTTTTAA
- a CDS encoding META domain-containing protein — MKKIIPLVSLSLLLAACSSQDKVSMVTPSDLQHHHWELSEIDGTPVAENKFGQVPDIEIGENMNSHGSTGCNSYRGMAEINAETGEFRISKMAMTMKMCQGDAMTTERAVASTLSAWSTIDLNKQSLELSNDEHTLTFVLKDWVQ; from the coding sequence ATGAAAAAAATTATTCCTTTGGTTAGCTTATCGTTATTACTGGCTGCCTGCTCTTCTCAAGACAAAGTCAGCATGGTTACCCCAAGTGACTTGCAGCATCATCACTGGGAATTAAGCGAAATAGATGGTACGCCGGTCGCTGAAAATAAATTTGGCCAAGTGCCTGATATTGAAATTGGTGAGAACATGAACTCACACGGTTCTACTGGTTGTAATTCTTACCGTGGCATGGCGGAAATTAATGCTGAAACGGGCGAGTTTCGTATTAGTAAAATGGCGATGACCATGAAGATGTGCCAAGGCGATGCGATGACCACTGAGCGCGCTGTCGCCAGTACGCTATCGGCTTGGAGCACCATTGATCTTAACAAGCAAAGTTTAGAGCTTTCAAATGATGAACATACGCTGACTTTTGTGTTAAAAGACTGGGTGCAATAA
- a CDS encoding DUF1214 domain-containing protein gives MLKSLGIEKGKPFAPDAITKKAMRQGAIDAWYYVQHWYDNPPKRFFFWSNRHYASLLQSDANKRFSFTYDDSIDITARAAQYVWCTYVPKVLSDTPANWYLAAMDDADGNKLEAGKLYKVTVPTNMPVKQFWALTVYDRATFSFIYTPSSRTTLSSYDMDKMKKNSDGSVTLYVDPKAPKGFEENWIPTAGKRPLPTFRYYGATKELHNKTFVMPDFTLVK, from the coding sequence ATGCTGAAATCTCTTGGAATAGAGAAGGGTAAGCCTTTTGCACCGGATGCTATCACTAAAAAAGCCATGCGCCAAGGGGCCATTGATGCTTGGTATTATGTGCAGCATTGGTATGATAATCCACCGAAGCGTTTTTTCTTCTGGTCGAATCGTCACTACGCATCATTACTACAATCTGATGCCAATAAGCGTTTTTCATTCACATACGATGACAGTATTGATATAACCGCGCGTGCGGCTCAATACGTATGGTGTACCTATGTGCCGAAAGTACTAAGCGATACACCAGCCAATTGGTACTTAGCCGCAATGGATGATGCCGATGGCAATAAGTTGGAAGCAGGTAAGCTGTATAAAGTCACCGTACCGACGAATATGCCGGTCAAACAATTCTGGGCATTAACGGTTTATGATCGCGCCACCTTCTCATTTATTTATACCCCGTCCTCGAGGACTACATTATCTTCATACGATATGGATAAAATGAAGAAAAATAGCGACGGTAGCGTAACACTTTATGTGGACCCAAAAGCGCCAAAAGGATTTGAAGAGAACTGGATCCCAACCGCCGGTAAACGTCCATTACCAACGTTCCGTTACTATGGCGCAACGAAAGAACTGCATAATAAAACCTTTGTGATGCCAGATTTTACTTTAGTAAAGTAG
- the metE gene encoding 5-methyltetrahydropteroyltriglutamate--homocysteine S-methyltransferase, translated as MTTSTHSTNKTITHILGYPRVGDKRELKFAQEQYWKGQINQAQLKQVGSDLRQRHWNDQSTSGLSYVAAGDFAWYDHVLSTSLLLGHVPARHSNGGFPDLDTLFKVARGQSASEGDSCGCGSVHGSDHAGDNNGAAAGDMTKWFNTNYHYIVPEFSQEDSFQVSWPQLFEEVNQAIQAGHKVKPVLLGPLSYLYLGKEINAEEVDNGFDRLSLLPRLLSAYQAILSKLKSLGVEWVQIDEPILSLELEDKWSNAFKLAYQILQSDVKILLTTYFDSVEDNLAKIVELNVDGLHIDLSASPQQLEAVNAAIPQDWVLSVGVINGRNVWRADLQTWLEKLQPVKAQRGDKLWVASSCSLLHSPIDLELETDLSEEVKSWFAFAKQKLNEVSLLGAALDGNGHAIEACATYSQPIKDRLTATHVNKPQVQQRLKGLTKALTQRSASYPERAQHQAQVLGLPLLPTTTIGSFPQTADIRQQRSAFRRGQLNADDYQQALKGHIQDAVKRQEALDLDVLVHGEAERNDMVEYFAENLAGFQVTQFGWVQSYGSRCVKPAIVVADIEREKSITVDWSVYAQSLTSKQMKGMLTGPVTILCWTFPREDITRKQIADQLAFALRDEVEDLQRAGINIIQIDEPAIREGLPLKKRDHKAYLDWAVDAFKISASSAKPETQIHTHMCYSEFNEIIDSVAALDADVITIETSRSNMALLKAFEEFNYPNEIGPGVYDIHSPNIPSQQWIVSLLKTAATKIPIERLWVNPDCGLKTRNWTETEASLKNMVAAAKTLRQLYQVTDTVKAEELETELS; from the coding sequence ATGACAACTTCAACGCATTCAACTAATAAAACCATTACTCACATTCTTGGCTATCCGCGAGTGGGAGACAAACGTGAACTTAAATTTGCCCAAGAGCAATATTGGAAAGGGCAGATCAATCAAGCCCAACTCAAACAAGTCGGCAGTGATTTACGCCAACGTCATTGGAATGATCAATCGACTAGTGGATTAAGCTATGTGGCGGCGGGCGATTTTGCTTGGTATGACCATGTATTAAGCACCAGTTTGTTACTCGGACATGTTCCGGCCAGACATTCTAACGGTGGTTTCCCTGATTTAGATACCTTATTTAAAGTGGCGCGTGGTCAATCGGCCTCAGAAGGCGACAGTTGTGGTTGTGGCTCTGTGCATGGCTCTGATCATGCGGGTGATAATAATGGCGCGGCCGCCGGTGACATGACCAAATGGTTTAACACCAATTACCATTACATCGTGCCCGAGTTTAGTCAAGAGGACAGTTTTCAAGTCAGTTGGCCGCAATTATTTGAAGAAGTAAACCAAGCCATTCAAGCCGGTCACAAGGTTAAACCAGTGTTACTTGGGCCATTAAGCTATTTGTATCTAGGCAAAGAAATTAATGCTGAAGAAGTTGACAATGGCTTTGATCGATTAAGCCTATTACCACGGTTATTATCGGCCTATCAAGCGATCTTGAGCAAACTAAAATCACTCGGGGTGGAATGGGTACAAATTGATGAGCCAATCTTAAGTTTAGAGTTAGAGGATAAATGGTCAAATGCTTTCAAATTGGCGTATCAGATCTTACAAAGTGATGTGAAAATCCTCTTAACCACTTATTTTGATTCGGTGGAAGATAACTTAGCCAAAATTGTGGAGCTTAATGTTGATGGCTTGCATATTGACTTATCGGCATCACCACAACAACTGGAAGCGGTTAATGCTGCGATCCCACAAGATTGGGTGTTATCGGTCGGGGTGATCAATGGGCGAAATGTGTGGCGCGCCGATCTGCAAACTTGGCTTGAAAAGCTGCAACCAGTCAAAGCGCAACGTGGAGATAAATTATGGGTAGCAAGCTCGTGTTCATTATTGCACAGTCCGATTGATTTAGAGCTTGAAACGGATCTCAGTGAAGAAGTAAAAAGTTGGTTTGCGTTTGCGAAACAAAAACTTAATGAGGTGAGTTTGCTAGGGGCGGCACTCGATGGAAATGGACATGCCATTGAAGCTTGTGCCACTTACAGTCAGCCAATTAAAGATCGCTTAACCGCCACGCATGTTAATAAACCTCAAGTTCAGCAACGCTTAAAGGGATTAACCAAGGCGCTAACCCAACGCAGTGCCAGTTATCCCGAGCGTGCTCAGCATCAAGCGCAAGTGTTAGGTTTGCCTTTATTGCCGACCACCACCATTGGATCTTTCCCTCAAACCGCCGACATTCGTCAGCAACGCAGTGCATTTCGCCGTGGTCAATTAAATGCGGATGATTATCAGCAAGCATTAAAAGGCCATATTCAAGATGCGGTTAAACGCCAAGAAGCGTTAGATCTTGATGTCTTAGTGCATGGTGAAGCCGAACGTAACGACATGGTGGAATATTTTGCCGAAAATCTTGCCGGCTTCCAAGTGACTCAATTTGGCTGGGTACAAAGCTATGGTTCACGCTGCGTAAAACCGGCCATTGTTGTGGCCGATATCGAGCGTGAAAAATCAATAACAGTTGATTGGTCGGTATACGCGCAATCTCTCACCTCAAAGCAAATGAAAGGCATGCTGACCGGTCCGGTGACGATCCTTTGTTGGACTTTTCCACGCGAAGATATCACTCGCAAACAAATTGCCGACCAACTGGCGTTTGCCCTACGTGATGAAGTCGAGGATTTACAGCGAGCGGGAATTAATATTATTCAAATTGATGAGCCAGCTATTCGTGAAGGGTTGCCACTGAAAAAACGCGATCATAAAGCATATTTAGACTGGGCAGTGGACGCATTTAAAATATCAGCTTCCAGCGCGAAACCAGAAACTCAAATTCATACCCACATGTGTTACAGCGAGTTTAATGAGATCATCGATTCAGTTGCCGCGTTAGATGCCGATGTGATCACGATTGAAACCTCGCGTTCAAATATGGCGTTATTAAAAGCGTTTGAAGAATTTAATTACCCTAATGAAATTGGACCGGGGGTTTACGATATCCATTCGCCTAATATTCCAAGCCAACAATGGATCGTGAGTTTATTAAAAACGGCCGCCACTAAAATTCCGATTGAGCGTTTATGGGTCAATCCAGATTGCGGATTAAAAACCCGTAACTGGACAGAAACCGAAGCGTCATTAAAAAATATGGTCGCTGCGGCTAAAACATTACGTCAACTCTATCAAGTGACCGATACGGTTAAGGCCGAAGAGTTAGAGACAGAATTAAGCTAA
- a CDS encoding LysR substrate-binding domain-containing protein: MIEIKHLKTLVALRDTGSLTATATMMHLTQSALSHQLKELESRLGGQLFLRKTRPVKFTSEGAILLALAEELLPKLARAENDIASLKEDVNGRLHMAIECHSCFQWLMPALKEYQITWPSVTLDFSSGFGFEPLPALVSGELDLVITSDIQPRSEVHYEPLFDFEMRLITATNHPLADKEFISPEDLASQTMLSYPVQKQRLDVVKHFLQPAGIEPAKWKQADNTLMLVQMVSAGLGVAALPNWAISEFSRQGLITSKPLISNTPNDKGLWRRLFAAVRNSEKDKRYLDAFFSTAKQQCQSHLDGIKMA, encoded by the coding sequence ATGATTGAGATTAAACATTTAAAAACGCTGGTGGCATTACGCGATACCGGATCATTGACCGCGACGGCGACCATGATGCACTTAACTCAATCGGCCTTATCTCACCAATTAAAGGAGTTAGAATCTCGCCTTGGTGGCCAATTATTTTTGCGCAAGACTCGGCCCGTTAAATTCACCTCAGAAGGCGCTATTTTATTAGCATTGGCAGAAGAACTGTTACCTAAACTGGCGCGGGCTGAGAATGACATTGCCAGCTTAAAAGAAGATGTTAATGGACGTTTGCACATGGCGATCGAATGCCATTCTTGCTTTCAATGGTTGATGCCAGCACTGAAAGAATATCAAATCACTTGGCCCAGTGTGACGCTGGATTTTTCTTCTGGCTTTGGGTTTGAACCTTTGCCGGCATTAGTGTCAGGTGAACTAGATTTGGTGATCACTTCCGATATACAGCCGCGCTCAGAGGTGCATTATGAGCCGTTATTTGATTTTGAAATGCGCTTGATCACCGCCACCAATCATCCACTCGCAGACAAAGAGTTCATTAGCCCTGAAGATTTAGCATCACAAACTATGCTGTCATATCCGGTGCAAAAACAACGCTTAGATGTGGTAAAGCACTTCCTCCAACCTGCCGGAATTGAGCCTGCGAAGTGGAAACAGGCTGACAATACTTTAATGTTGGTGCAAATGGTGTCGGCTGGATTAGGTGTGGCGGCGCTGCCTAATTGGGCGATCAGTGAGTTTTCTCGCCAAGGATTAATTACTAGCAAACCGCTTATTTCCAATACCCCAAATGATAAAGGCTTATGGCGACGTTTATTTGCCGCGGTCAGAAATTCAGAAAAAGATAAACGTTATTTAGACGCATTCTTTAGCACCGCTAAGCAGCAGTGCCAAAGTCATTTAGATGGGATCAAGATGGCGTAG